The Colletes latitarsis isolate SP2378_abdomen chromosome 1, iyColLati1, whole genome shotgun sequence genome has a segment encoding these proteins:
- the Tmem131 gene encoding transmembrane protein 131 isoform X1: MTELKVLYCILLLTFFELTSQIRPSLHGHNNAFVQDDNDVQYLLDNIPMSMHKDFTNTVHGAGDTTSDEDKTQDSLSHVHFEPHVLDFKERQLGIPHQETVILFNKDHNKTIHLLSISGSTRHFYSSFFRSKVIPPLGNTTFDVVFLGREEGDTDTHLVIHTADGSVKYQVKGFSVSSPYRLRPLVGVKLPLNATFTPRIYMHNPHAEALQVLEIYSSGGEFQLELPSGEAEGSRELWEIPPYQTKPIIRLHFNAYTEKNHTAYIRLKVNNTSDVLVITVEVEVKSEAGLHWGGSTGVINLGMGGSLQPAIEYPIALKNSAKKSFQILNIINTPVSEALKLHFKQAVIPRDANIPIAIGALVYDWKTGLELKHFKGKLVIKAVSLDGASQKLIIPWIAQVLHGGLEVNASTTHYCSLQSNQVRNFSVVNKYKLPLAITNVTMTSHVKSLFTIKNFIPRVLKPKQKVNIFSLQLAKNRKVDNVKIKSSILIHSNVSITEVPLFSYDGKVIKIIPEGTESDEGTINFGTVGSGTESEAIFALENQNPINIDLHGWGVNISGAVLELMGCQRAPMNFLDKEFRNITTCSHTVNFQQYIKPGYLAIFKIKVKIPMIDEDIIVGDIFVKTDYENFILPVYMRVAYGSLSLKKLIFTDCFPGSICVQQVKVYSTFVRAMQILRVAPVYKDNRIKYTPLEESSMPIIKKGENYVGSIRIEPSITCRHHCYLGLSLESNAGKQWLNTLTLPSHTRDSDLNLLNTKYTRFLNSTGGRSWENITMRLDTSEVRGHTFYLNIKPYWPSLLSGVNNNKNKVPLVFPLTQVGNTSYSTIKIHNPSTSPLIVQLVMDWNYPQGTRLYHSLPAKFKFPCVECGSSVAEEFKLEENMEDQKRLERTWDITVAPQSIPLYLKRSESRTIRVSYTPFSPILSSALLYIRNNMTILEVLRVMGQGATAQFRFGNRKPGSTTPLLFELADKHLKDCERERFKRNSAPNLTVKRSFMARNTGELPIEVYDFYINGLQCEGYGFKVLNCMSFKLSPNATKKIEIAFTPDFTLSRIERKLLISTSLGSDSDIENGIVTLNLLATLPPQSLEDCTAVLARPSWEYAVQWAAMSLSSVLLIYVLAMSFLEADRILRGALASFSRESVVQPPFDLRLLSHMPVHSVQESTSLKEKLINEEKQKVVKKEDSHPDWALMNVKKYKDNMQKGLKIPDWSAEEERRFKLDTEAKDLLSFKRCDESTLDNSNNVISNIALGAKKRNSKKQNNAQDVQTDNCATENVFPDVQGTHEKKYTVNAFMKSSPVTNRKGKSNQIGNVKEETKLVDHEVQVDTTGLLNNARSSKLDSKRKQSTVGNSNNNHVTFKKFESNGSQRSIHLSEEETSSTTTESSVQDDPPTCKNFDQPCGKSEKLQRKPVTKKTKPQSIAPVPCVDYRDNYEGDCDDDEYDKERQNNPNRWKTSTTRSTIKHHIHTSRTVESSFKLPRQNKNPPRKDKGSQKRRGIDKAHAKTTSLNGSTSQREDPTRTLGTISAPLPPPPSCWGENRARFSDVVARNQESISPFSSLNKLHKPQTTTHNLSMVFANDTKDIDYAKQQSSQELMQSTNEYRMVSMSPPLCVQTIEKEKTFSQDSMKIQNCSQHSNSYFMNAFTEPPFERELVPYDDLPETDEPLMELESPEEDTRCQLWEDNNPVFNLLSDGTNGFQLEPPKSSEKPPMLTDTLRDNWATVETNWEPLYTRAAVGEERSGVWGVNTGGVWAAGPWGAATPPVGSQLSSLQTETDSQERSGFDPFRSLSTIWTPSSTESWKKNHED, from the exons ATGACTGAGTTAAAAGTACTTTATTGCATCCTCTTGTTAACGTTTTTCGAGCTGACGTCACAAATTCGACCGTCCTTACATGGGCACAACAATG CCTTCGTACAGGATGACAATGACGTTCAATATCTTTTGGACAACATACCAATGTCTATGCATAAG GATTTTACCAATACAGTACATGGGGCTGG GGATACAACATCAGACGAAGATAAAACACAAGATTCGTTATCTCATGTTCATTTCGAACCACATGTTCTGGACTTCAAAGAAAG ACAACTTGGTATACCTCACCAAGAAACTGTGATCTTATTTAATAAAGATCACAACAAAACAATCCATCTTTTATCAATTTCTGGAAGTACGCGTCATTTCTATTCATCATTCTTTCGAAGCAAA GTAATTCCACCACTGGGGAACACAACATTTGATGTTGTCTTTCTTGGGCGAGAGGAAGGTGATACTGATACGCATCTTGTTATACATACTGCAGATGGATCTGTGAAATACCAA GTGAAAGGATTCAGCGTTAGTAGTCCGTATCGGCTCAGACCTCTAGTGGGTGTCAAACTACCCTTAAATGCAACATTTACTCCACGTATATACATGCACAATCCACACGCAGAAGCTTTACAA GTACTAGAAATATATAGTAGTGGTGGAGAATTTCAATTGGAATTGCCATCAGGAGAGGCAGAAGGTTCGCGTGAACTGTGGGAGATCCCACCATATCAGACAAAGCCTATCATAAGATTACATTTTAATGCTTACACAGAAAAAAATCATACCGCGTATATTAG GCTTAAAGTAAATAACACTTCGGACGTGCTTGTCATCACAGTTGAAGTCGAAGTTAAAAGTGAGGCTGGTCTTCATTGGGGTGGAAGTACTGGCGTAATTAATTTAGGTATGGGTGGTTCATTACAACCTGCCATAGAGTACCCCATTGCTTTGAAGAATTCAGCAAAAAAGTCATTTCAAATTCTG AATATAATTAATACGCCAGTTTCTGAAGCATTAAAACTTCATTTTAAACAAGCGGTAATTCCACGAGATGCAAATATACCGATTGCTATTGGAGCACTTGTCTATGACT GGAAGACTGGATTAgaattaaaacattttaaagGGAAATTAGTGATAAAGGCAGTGAGTCTTGATGGTGCTAgtcaaaaattaataattccaTGGATAGCACAAGTTCTACACGGCGGGCTAGAAGTAAACGCATCAACTACGCATTACTGTTCTCTCCAATCTAATCAAGTGCGAAATTTTAGTGtcgttaataaatataaattaccaTTAGCTATCACGAATGTTACGATGACATCGCATGTGAAGTCACTTTTCACG ATAAAAAATTTTATCCCAAGAGTGTTAAAACCCAAACAAAAGGTCAATATATTTTCTTTACAACTTGCCAAAAATAGAAAAGTGGATAACGTGAAAATAAAATCTTCGATTCTAATTCATTCGAATGTTTCCATAACCGAGGTACCGTTGTTCAGTTATGACGGGAAAGTGATAAAAATTATCCCCGAGGGAACGGAAAGCGACGAGGGCACGATTAACTTTGGCACCGTAGGAAGTGGAACTGAAAGCGAAGCTATTTTTGCTCTAGAGAATCAGAATCCGATTAACATAGATTTACATGGATGGGGAGTTAATATATCTGGTGCAGTGCTGGAACTAATGGGTTGTCAAAGAGCTCCAATGAATTTTTTGGACAAAGAGTTTCGTAATATAACCACGTGCAGTCACACTGTCAAT TTTCAgcaatatattaaacctggttatttagctatttttaaaattaaagtgaAAATTCCAATGATCGACGAAGATATCATCGTGGGTGATATATTTGTAAAAACAGATTATGAAAACTTCATTTTGCCTGTTTACATGCGTGTCGCTTACGGAAGCCTTTCTTTAAAGAAACTTATTTTTACGGATTGCTTTCCT GGGTCAATTTGTGTGCAACAAGTCAAAGTGTATTCGACGTTTGTAAGGGCCATGCAGATACTTCGAGTCGCGCCTGTTTATAAAGataatagaataaaatataCTCCATTGGAAGAATCATCGATGCCTATCATAAAGAAAGGCGAAAATTATGTTGGATCAATAAGAATTGAACCATCGATTACTTGCAGGCATCACTGTTACTTAGGCTTGTCGTTGGAGAGTAATG CTGGCAAACAATGGTTGAATACCTTGACGCTTCCTTCGCACACAAGGGATTCCGATTTAAATTTGTTGAATACGAAATACACCCGTTTTCTTAATTCAACGGGCGGTCGTTCTTGGGAAAACATAACGATGCGTCTAGATACTAGCGAAGTTCGCGGGCacacattttatttaaatattaaaccaTACTGGCCAAGCTTATTGAGCGGTGTTAAcaacaataaaaataaagtccCTTTAGTATTTCCCTTGACACAAGTTGGAAATACGTCTTACAGTACGATTAAAATACACAATCCAAGTACCAGTCCTTTAATAGTACAGTTAGTAATGGATTGGAACTATCCGCAAGGAACGCGATTGTATCATTCGTTACCAGCCAA GTTTAAATTCCCATGCGTAGAATGTGGGTCTTCAGTCGCAGAGGAATTTAAATTGGAAGAAAATATGGAAGATCAAAAGCGACTTGAAAGAACATGGGATATTACGGTCGCGCCGCAATCGATTCCGTTGTATTTGAAACGCTCGGAATCGAGAACTATACGAGTGTCATACACTCCTTTCTCACCTATTTTATCATCCGCACTTTTATATATTAG AAATAATATGACGATTTTGGAAGTATTGCGCGTGATGGGGCAAGGGGCAACTGCACAATTTAGATTCGGGAACCGGAAGCCAGGTTCCACTACACCTTTGCTCTTTGAACTCGCCGATAAACATCTAAAAGATTGTGAAC GCGAACGATTCAAACGAAATTCTGCTCCGAACCTGACGGTGAAGAGATCTTTTATGGCCAGAAACACGGGCGAGCTGCCCATAGAAGTGTATGATTTTTATATAAATGGTCTACAGTGTGAAGGTTACGGTTTCAAAGTGTTGAACTGTATGTCGTTCAAGCTCAGTCCGAATGCGACCAAGAAGATAGAAATAGCGTTCACGCCAGACTTCACTTTGTCGCGTATCGAAAGGAAGCTTTTGATATCGACGAGCTTAGGTTCGGACAGCGACATCGAAAACGGCATAGTGACGCTCAATTTACTCGCGACTCTTCCGCCGCAATCGTTAGAGGATTGCACAGCGGTACTAGCGAGACCGTCATGGGAGTACGCTGTGCAATGGGCTGCCATGAGTCTCTCGTCGGTACTGTTAATATACGTCCTCGCAATGTCGTTTCTCGAGGCGGACCGTATACTGCGAGGAGCGTTAGCCAGTTTTTCTAGAGAAAGCGTCGTTCAGCCGCCGTTCGATTTAAGATTGTTGTCGCACATGCCGGTGCATTCGGTGCAAGAGTCGACATCGTTGAAGGAGAAATTGATAAACGAGGAGAAACAAAAAGTGGTGAAGAAGGAGGATTCGCATCCAGATTGGGCGCTGATGAACGTGAAGAAATACAAGGATAATATGCAGAAAGGGCTGAAGATACCCGATTGGTCCGCGGAGGAAGAGCGTAGATTTAAATTAGACACCGAGGCGAAGGATTTGTTGTCGTTTAAACGGTGCGACGAGTCCACGTTGGATAACAGTAATAATGTTATAAGCAATATCGCACTTGGTGCCAAAAAACGGAATAGCAAGAAACAGAATAACGCGCAGGATGTTCAAACTGACAATTGTGCGACGGAAAACGTGTTCCCGGACGTTCAGGGAACGCATGAGAAGAAGTATACCGTGAATGCGTTTATGAAGTCAAGTCCTGTTACGAATAGAAAAGGGAAGTCTAATCAGATAGGAAACGTTAAGGAGGAAACGAAATTGGTCGATCACGAGGTTCAAGTCGACACCACGGGGCTCTTGAACAATGCGCGCAGCAGTAAATTGGATAGCAAAAGAAAACAGAGTACTGTTGGAAATAGCAATAACAATCACGTGACCTTCAAGAAATTTGAGTCAAACGGTAGCCAAAGAAGCATTCATTTGTCGGAGGAAGAGACGTCGTCTACGACGACGGAAAGTTCTGTTCAAGACGATCCACCGACTTGTAAG AATTTTGATCAGCCTTGCGGAAAATCAGAAAAATTACAAAGAAAACCAGTGACCAAGAAGACCAAGCCTCAATCAATTGCTCCTGTGCCATGCGTAGATTATAGAGATAATTACGAAGGTGACTGCGACGACGACGAGTACGATAAAGAGAGACAGAATAACCCCAACAGATGGAAAACGAGTACAACAAGATCTACTATAAAGCATCACATTCACACGTCACGTACCGTCGAATCGTCTTTCAAGTTACCTCGACAAAACAAGAACCCCCCCAGGAAAGATAAAGGATCTCAGAAACGCCGTGGCATCGATAAAGCTCACGCGAAAA CGACATCGTTGAACGGAAGCACTAGTCAAAGGGAAGATCCAACGCGGACATTGGGTACAATTTCTGCTCCATTGCCACCACCACCCTCGTGCTGGGGTGAAAACagagccagattcagtgatgttGTAGCAAGGAATCAAGAGAGTATTTCACCGTTCTCGAGCTTAAATAAATTACACAAACCTCAAACGACCACACATAATTTGTCGATGGTCTTCGCTAACGACACCAAAGATATAGATTATGCTAAACAGCAATCGAGTCAGGAGCTAATGCAAAGTACGAATGAATACAGAATGGTATCCATGTCTCCACCTCTCTGTGTTCAAACTATCGAGAAGGAAAAGACATTTAGTCAAGATTCCATGAAAATACAGAACTGCTCACAGCATTCGAATAGTTACTTTATGAATGCTTTTACAGAGCCACCA TTTGAACGAGAATTGGTGCCGTACGATGATCTTCCAGAAACGGATGAACCTTTAATGGAACTAGAGAGCCCTGAGGAAGACACGCGATGTCAGTTATGGGAAGACAATAATCccgtgtttaatttactgtccgACGGAACAAATGGATTTCAATTGGAACCACCAAAATCCTCGGAAAAGCCTCCAATGCTAACAGACACTTTAAGAG ATAACTGGGCAACAGTCGAAACAAATTGGGAACCACTGTATACGAGGGCGGCAGTGGGAGAAGAAAGAAGTGGTGTCTGGGGTGTGAATACAGGTGGTGTATGGGCTGCGGGTCCATGGGGTGCTGCCACACCACCTGTAGGTTCACAGTTGTCCTCGTTACAAACAGAAACGGATTCACAA GAGAGATCAGGCTTTGATCCGTTTCGTTCGCTCAGTACAATATGGACGCCGTCATCCACAGAATCTTGGAAAAAGAATCACGAAGACTAA
- the Tmem131 gene encoding transmembrane protein 131 isoform X2, whose amino-acid sequence MSMHKDFTNTVHGAGDTTSDEDKTQDSLSHVHFEPHVLDFKERQLGIPHQETVILFNKDHNKTIHLLSISGSTRHFYSSFFRSKVIPPLGNTTFDVVFLGREEGDTDTHLVIHTADGSVKYQVKGFSVSSPYRLRPLVGVKLPLNATFTPRIYMHNPHAEALQVLEIYSSGGEFQLELPSGEAEGSRELWEIPPYQTKPIIRLHFNAYTEKNHTAYIRLKVNNTSDVLVITVEVEVKSEAGLHWGGSTGVINLGMGGSLQPAIEYPIALKNSAKKSFQILNIINTPVSEALKLHFKQAVIPRDANIPIAIGALVYDWKTGLELKHFKGKLVIKAVSLDGASQKLIIPWIAQVLHGGLEVNASTTHYCSLQSNQVRNFSVVNKYKLPLAITNVTMTSHVKSLFTIKNFIPRVLKPKQKVNIFSLQLAKNRKVDNVKIKSSILIHSNVSITEVPLFSYDGKVIKIIPEGTESDEGTINFGTVGSGTESEAIFALENQNPINIDLHGWGVNISGAVLELMGCQRAPMNFLDKEFRNITTCSHTVNFQQYIKPGYLAIFKIKVKIPMIDEDIIVGDIFVKTDYENFILPVYMRVAYGSLSLKKLIFTDCFPGSICVQQVKVYSTFVRAMQILRVAPVYKDNRIKYTPLEESSMPIIKKGENYVGSIRIEPSITCRHHCYLGLSLESNAGKQWLNTLTLPSHTRDSDLNLLNTKYTRFLNSTGGRSWENITMRLDTSEVRGHTFYLNIKPYWPSLLSGVNNNKNKVPLVFPLTQVGNTSYSTIKIHNPSTSPLIVQLVMDWNYPQGTRLYHSLPAKFKFPCVECGSSVAEEFKLEENMEDQKRLERTWDITVAPQSIPLYLKRSESRTIRVSYTPFSPILSSALLYIRNNMTILEVLRVMGQGATAQFRFGNRKPGSTTPLLFELADKHLKDCERERFKRNSAPNLTVKRSFMARNTGELPIEVYDFYINGLQCEGYGFKVLNCMSFKLSPNATKKIEIAFTPDFTLSRIERKLLISTSLGSDSDIENGIVTLNLLATLPPQSLEDCTAVLARPSWEYAVQWAAMSLSSVLLIYVLAMSFLEADRILRGALASFSRESVVQPPFDLRLLSHMPVHSVQESTSLKEKLINEEKQKVVKKEDSHPDWALMNVKKYKDNMQKGLKIPDWSAEEERRFKLDTEAKDLLSFKRCDESTLDNSNNVISNIALGAKKRNSKKQNNAQDVQTDNCATENVFPDVQGTHEKKYTVNAFMKSSPVTNRKGKSNQIGNVKEETKLVDHEVQVDTTGLLNNARSSKLDSKRKQSTVGNSNNNHVTFKKFESNGSQRSIHLSEEETSSTTTESSVQDDPPTCKNFDQPCGKSEKLQRKPVTKKTKPQSIAPVPCVDYRDNYEGDCDDDEYDKERQNNPNRWKTSTTRSTIKHHIHTSRTVESSFKLPRQNKNPPRKDKGSQKRRGIDKAHAKTTSLNGSTSQREDPTRTLGTISAPLPPPPSCWGENRARFSDVVARNQESISPFSSLNKLHKPQTTTHNLSMVFANDTKDIDYAKQQSSQELMQSTNEYRMVSMSPPLCVQTIEKEKTFSQDSMKIQNCSQHSNSYFMNAFTEPPFERELVPYDDLPETDEPLMELESPEEDTRCQLWEDNNPVFNLLSDGTNGFQLEPPKSSEKPPMLTDTLRDNWATVETNWEPLYTRAAVGEERSGVWGVNTGGVWAAGPWGAATPPVGSQLSSLQTETDSQERSGFDPFRSLSTIWTPSSTESWKKNHED is encoded by the exons ATGTCTATGCATAAG GATTTTACCAATACAGTACATGGGGCTGG GGATACAACATCAGACGAAGATAAAACACAAGATTCGTTATCTCATGTTCATTTCGAACCACATGTTCTGGACTTCAAAGAAAG ACAACTTGGTATACCTCACCAAGAAACTGTGATCTTATTTAATAAAGATCACAACAAAACAATCCATCTTTTATCAATTTCTGGAAGTACGCGTCATTTCTATTCATCATTCTTTCGAAGCAAA GTAATTCCACCACTGGGGAACACAACATTTGATGTTGTCTTTCTTGGGCGAGAGGAAGGTGATACTGATACGCATCTTGTTATACATACTGCAGATGGATCTGTGAAATACCAA GTGAAAGGATTCAGCGTTAGTAGTCCGTATCGGCTCAGACCTCTAGTGGGTGTCAAACTACCCTTAAATGCAACATTTACTCCACGTATATACATGCACAATCCACACGCAGAAGCTTTACAA GTACTAGAAATATATAGTAGTGGTGGAGAATTTCAATTGGAATTGCCATCAGGAGAGGCAGAAGGTTCGCGTGAACTGTGGGAGATCCCACCATATCAGACAAAGCCTATCATAAGATTACATTTTAATGCTTACACAGAAAAAAATCATACCGCGTATATTAG GCTTAAAGTAAATAACACTTCGGACGTGCTTGTCATCACAGTTGAAGTCGAAGTTAAAAGTGAGGCTGGTCTTCATTGGGGTGGAAGTACTGGCGTAATTAATTTAGGTATGGGTGGTTCATTACAACCTGCCATAGAGTACCCCATTGCTTTGAAGAATTCAGCAAAAAAGTCATTTCAAATTCTG AATATAATTAATACGCCAGTTTCTGAAGCATTAAAACTTCATTTTAAACAAGCGGTAATTCCACGAGATGCAAATATACCGATTGCTATTGGAGCACTTGTCTATGACT GGAAGACTGGATTAgaattaaaacattttaaagGGAAATTAGTGATAAAGGCAGTGAGTCTTGATGGTGCTAgtcaaaaattaataattccaTGGATAGCACAAGTTCTACACGGCGGGCTAGAAGTAAACGCATCAACTACGCATTACTGTTCTCTCCAATCTAATCAAGTGCGAAATTTTAGTGtcgttaataaatataaattaccaTTAGCTATCACGAATGTTACGATGACATCGCATGTGAAGTCACTTTTCACG ATAAAAAATTTTATCCCAAGAGTGTTAAAACCCAAACAAAAGGTCAATATATTTTCTTTACAACTTGCCAAAAATAGAAAAGTGGATAACGTGAAAATAAAATCTTCGATTCTAATTCATTCGAATGTTTCCATAACCGAGGTACCGTTGTTCAGTTATGACGGGAAAGTGATAAAAATTATCCCCGAGGGAACGGAAAGCGACGAGGGCACGATTAACTTTGGCACCGTAGGAAGTGGAACTGAAAGCGAAGCTATTTTTGCTCTAGAGAATCAGAATCCGATTAACATAGATTTACATGGATGGGGAGTTAATATATCTGGTGCAGTGCTGGAACTAATGGGTTGTCAAAGAGCTCCAATGAATTTTTTGGACAAAGAGTTTCGTAATATAACCACGTGCAGTCACACTGTCAAT TTTCAgcaatatattaaacctggttatttagctatttttaaaattaaagtgaAAATTCCAATGATCGACGAAGATATCATCGTGGGTGATATATTTGTAAAAACAGATTATGAAAACTTCATTTTGCCTGTTTACATGCGTGTCGCTTACGGAAGCCTTTCTTTAAAGAAACTTATTTTTACGGATTGCTTTCCT GGGTCAATTTGTGTGCAACAAGTCAAAGTGTATTCGACGTTTGTAAGGGCCATGCAGATACTTCGAGTCGCGCCTGTTTATAAAGataatagaataaaatataCTCCATTGGAAGAATCATCGATGCCTATCATAAAGAAAGGCGAAAATTATGTTGGATCAATAAGAATTGAACCATCGATTACTTGCAGGCATCACTGTTACTTAGGCTTGTCGTTGGAGAGTAATG CTGGCAAACAATGGTTGAATACCTTGACGCTTCCTTCGCACACAAGGGATTCCGATTTAAATTTGTTGAATACGAAATACACCCGTTTTCTTAATTCAACGGGCGGTCGTTCTTGGGAAAACATAACGATGCGTCTAGATACTAGCGAAGTTCGCGGGCacacattttatttaaatattaaaccaTACTGGCCAAGCTTATTGAGCGGTGTTAAcaacaataaaaataaagtccCTTTAGTATTTCCCTTGACACAAGTTGGAAATACGTCTTACAGTACGATTAAAATACACAATCCAAGTACCAGTCCTTTAATAGTACAGTTAGTAATGGATTGGAACTATCCGCAAGGAACGCGATTGTATCATTCGTTACCAGCCAA GTTTAAATTCCCATGCGTAGAATGTGGGTCTTCAGTCGCAGAGGAATTTAAATTGGAAGAAAATATGGAAGATCAAAAGCGACTTGAAAGAACATGGGATATTACGGTCGCGCCGCAATCGATTCCGTTGTATTTGAAACGCTCGGAATCGAGAACTATACGAGTGTCATACACTCCTTTCTCACCTATTTTATCATCCGCACTTTTATATATTAG AAATAATATGACGATTTTGGAAGTATTGCGCGTGATGGGGCAAGGGGCAACTGCACAATTTAGATTCGGGAACCGGAAGCCAGGTTCCACTACACCTTTGCTCTTTGAACTCGCCGATAAACATCTAAAAGATTGTGAAC GCGAACGATTCAAACGAAATTCTGCTCCGAACCTGACGGTGAAGAGATCTTTTATGGCCAGAAACACGGGCGAGCTGCCCATAGAAGTGTATGATTTTTATATAAATGGTCTACAGTGTGAAGGTTACGGTTTCAAAGTGTTGAACTGTATGTCGTTCAAGCTCAGTCCGAATGCGACCAAGAAGATAGAAATAGCGTTCACGCCAGACTTCACTTTGTCGCGTATCGAAAGGAAGCTTTTGATATCGACGAGCTTAGGTTCGGACAGCGACATCGAAAACGGCATAGTGACGCTCAATTTACTCGCGACTCTTCCGCCGCAATCGTTAGAGGATTGCACAGCGGTACTAGCGAGACCGTCATGGGAGTACGCTGTGCAATGGGCTGCCATGAGTCTCTCGTCGGTACTGTTAATATACGTCCTCGCAATGTCGTTTCTCGAGGCGGACCGTATACTGCGAGGAGCGTTAGCCAGTTTTTCTAGAGAAAGCGTCGTTCAGCCGCCGTTCGATTTAAGATTGTTGTCGCACATGCCGGTGCATTCGGTGCAAGAGTCGACATCGTTGAAGGAGAAATTGATAAACGAGGAGAAACAAAAAGTGGTGAAGAAGGAGGATTCGCATCCAGATTGGGCGCTGATGAACGTGAAGAAATACAAGGATAATATGCAGAAAGGGCTGAAGATACCCGATTGGTCCGCGGAGGAAGAGCGTAGATTTAAATTAGACACCGAGGCGAAGGATTTGTTGTCGTTTAAACGGTGCGACGAGTCCACGTTGGATAACAGTAATAATGTTATAAGCAATATCGCACTTGGTGCCAAAAAACGGAATAGCAAGAAACAGAATAACGCGCAGGATGTTCAAACTGACAATTGTGCGACGGAAAACGTGTTCCCGGACGTTCAGGGAACGCATGAGAAGAAGTATACCGTGAATGCGTTTATGAAGTCAAGTCCTGTTACGAATAGAAAAGGGAAGTCTAATCAGATAGGAAACGTTAAGGAGGAAACGAAATTGGTCGATCACGAGGTTCAAGTCGACACCACGGGGCTCTTGAACAATGCGCGCAGCAGTAAATTGGATAGCAAAAGAAAACAGAGTACTGTTGGAAATAGCAATAACAATCACGTGACCTTCAAGAAATTTGAGTCAAACGGTAGCCAAAGAAGCATTCATTTGTCGGAGGAAGAGACGTCGTCTACGACGACGGAAAGTTCTGTTCAAGACGATCCACCGACTTGTAAG AATTTTGATCAGCCTTGCGGAAAATCAGAAAAATTACAAAGAAAACCAGTGACCAAGAAGACCAAGCCTCAATCAATTGCTCCTGTGCCATGCGTAGATTATAGAGATAATTACGAAGGTGACTGCGACGACGACGAGTACGATAAAGAGAGACAGAATAACCCCAACAGATGGAAAACGAGTACAACAAGATCTACTATAAAGCATCACATTCACACGTCACGTACCGTCGAATCGTCTTTCAAGTTACCTCGACAAAACAAGAACCCCCCCAGGAAAGATAAAGGATCTCAGAAACGCCGTGGCATCGATAAAGCTCACGCGAAAA CGACATCGTTGAACGGAAGCACTAGTCAAAGGGAAGATCCAACGCGGACATTGGGTACAATTTCTGCTCCATTGCCACCACCACCCTCGTGCTGGGGTGAAAACagagccagattcagtgatgttGTAGCAAGGAATCAAGAGAGTATTTCACCGTTCTCGAGCTTAAATAAATTACACAAACCTCAAACGACCACACATAATTTGTCGATGGTCTTCGCTAACGACACCAAAGATATAGATTATGCTAAACAGCAATCGAGTCAGGAGCTAATGCAAAGTACGAATGAATACAGAATGGTATCCATGTCTCCACCTCTCTGTGTTCAAACTATCGAGAAGGAAAAGACATTTAGTCAAGATTCCATGAAAATACAGAACTGCTCACAGCATTCGAATAGTTACTTTATGAATGCTTTTACAGAGCCACCA TTTGAACGAGAATTGGTGCCGTACGATGATCTTCCAGAAACGGATGAACCTTTAATGGAACTAGAGAGCCCTGAGGAAGACACGCGATGTCAGTTATGGGAAGACAATAATCccgtgtttaatttactgtccgACGGAACAAATGGATTTCAATTGGAACCACCAAAATCCTCGGAAAAGCCTCCAATGCTAACAGACACTTTAAGAG ATAACTGGGCAACAGTCGAAACAAATTGGGAACCACTGTATACGAGGGCGGCAGTGGGAGAAGAAAGAAGTGGTGTCTGGGGTGTGAATACAGGTGGTGTATGGGCTGCGGGTCCATGGGGTGCTGCCACACCACCTGTAGGTTCACAGTTGTCCTCGTTACAAACAGAAACGGATTCACAA GAGAGATCAGGCTTTGATCCGTTTCGTTCGCTCAGTACAATATGGACGCCGTCATCCACAGAATCTTGGAAAAAGAATCACGAAGACTAA